A region of Helicobacter ganmani DNA encodes the following proteins:
- a CDS encoding Dyp-type peroxidase domain-containing protein, with amino-acid sequence MRDLKHYKDLPHFPRDQLCPDFSGGDVCIQSCANDPQIAFHAVQNLVRVACLRLR; translated from the coding sequence TTGCGCGACCTAAAGCATTACAAGGATTTGCCACATTTCCCTAGAGATCAATTATGCCCAGACTTTAGCGGTGGTGATGTTTGCATTCAATCTTGTGCAAATGACCCACAGATTGCCTTTCACGCTGTGCAGAATCTCGTGCGAGTTGCTTGCTTAAGGTTACGATGA
- a CDS encoding Dyp-type peroxidase domain-containing protein: MTITFGAGASSFDKLGLKVARPKALQGFATFP; this comes from the coding sequence TTGACAATCACCTTTGGCGCAGGAGCAAGTTCTTTTGATAAATTGGGTTTAAAAGTTGCGCGACCTAAAGCATTACAAGGATTTGCCACATTTCCCTAG